From Choloepus didactylus isolate mChoDid1 chromosome 25 unlocalized genomic scaffold, mChoDid1.pri SUPER_25_unloc1, whole genome shotgun sequence, a single genomic window includes:
- the AZU1 gene encoding azurocidin, with the protein MAGPDPRFALPDPPSTLPETGPGGTADLPPESCLLSPFNSGVPNGRWAHPCLPGKPRPSSACPPCGLDPAMPAPQLLTLLAGLLVSSQAGPVPRAAIVGGRKARPQELPFLASLQEQGQHFCGGALVHPRFVMTAASCFRSRNPGVATVVLGAYDLRRQELSRQQFSIRSISENGYDPQESLNDLLLLQLDREANLNSSLEQVPLPPQNATVLAGTNCRVAGWGSLRPRGRLSRFPRVVNVTVTPEDLCRPNSVCTSVIGRRGGFCRGDTGTPLVCDGLAHGVASFTQGPCGRGPDFYTRVALFRDWIDSVLNTSSGGEGSEEPPTEPVGDPPSSLWEAL; encoded by the exons CCCCCCGAGAGCTGTCTGTTGTCGCCTTTCAACAGCGGGGTTCCCAATGGCCGCTGGGCCCACCCCTGCCTGCccgggaaaccaaggcccagctCTGCCTGCCCCCCGTGTGGCCTCG ACCCCGCCATGCCTGCACCCCAGCTCCTGACCCTGCTGGCCGGCCTGCTGGTGTCCTCGCAGGCCG GCCCAGTTCCCCGTGCGGCCATCGTGGGCGGCAGGAAGGCACGGCCGCAGGAGCTCCCGTTCTTGGCCTCTCTGCAGGAGCAGGGCCAGCACTTCTGTGGGGGGGCCCTGGTGCACCCCCGCTTCGTGATGACGGCTGCCAGCTGCTTCCGCAGTCG GAACCCAGGGGTCGCCACGGTGGTGCTGGGGGCCTACGACCTGAGGCGCCAGGAGCTGTCCCGGCAGCAGTTCTCCATCAGGAGCATCAGCGAGAACGGCTACGACCCCCAGGAGTCCCTCAATGatctgctgctgctgcag CTGGACCGCGAGGCCAACCTCAACAGCAGCCTGGAGCAGGTGCCGCTGCCCCCCCAGAATGCCACGGTGCTGGCCGGCACCAACTGCCGAGTGGCGGGCTGGGGGTCCCTGCGGCCCAGGGGGCGCCTCTCCCGTTTCCCCCGGGTTGTCAACGTCACCGTGACCCCCGAGGATCTGTGCCGGCCTAACAGCGTGTGCACCAGCGTGATCGGCCGCCGGGGCGGCTTCTGCCGG ggcgACACGGGGACCCCTCTCGTCTGCGATGGCCTGGCTCACGGGGTGGCCTCCTTCACCCAGGGACCATGCGGAAGAGGTCCTGACTTCTACACCCGCGTGGCACTCTTCCGAGACTGGATCGATTCTGTCCTAAACACCTCGTCAGGTGGGGAAGGGTCCGAGGAGCCACCCACTGAGCCAGTGGGGGACCCCCCATCGAGCCTTTGGGAGGCCCTGTGA